Proteins co-encoded in one Desulfonatronum sp. SC1 genomic window:
- the gspG gene encoding type II secretion system major pseudopilin GspG, translating to MMRSKVRFDGRQCGFSLIELLIVMIIIGLLASLVGPRLFQHVGQSKQKTARAQIELLGTALDAYRLDVGKYPTTEQGLDALRRKPADVDRWNGPYLPRDVPLDPWGNAYVYKSPGDHGDYDLSSLGGDGRTGGQGEDADVRSWEN from the coding sequence ATGATGCGGAGTAAAGTGCGTTTTGACGGAAGGCAATGTGGTTTTTCGCTCATCGAATTGTTGATCGTGATGATCATCATCGGACTTTTGGCGTCCCTGGTGGGGCCGCGGCTTTTTCAGCACGTCGGCCAGTCCAAACAGAAAACGGCCAGGGCCCAGATCGAACTCCTGGGCACGGCCCTGGACGCCTATCGCCTGGATGTGGGCAAGTATCCGACCACGGAGCAGGGATTGGATGCCTTGCGCCGCAAGCCCGCGGACGTGGACCGCTGGAACGGTCCCTATCTGCCCCGCGACGTGCCGCTGGACCCCTGGGGCAATGCATATGTGTACAAAAGTCCCGGGGATCATGGGGACTATGACCTTTCCTCCCTGGGGGGGGATGGACGAACCGGAGGCCAGGGGGAGGACGCGGATGTGCGCAGCTGGGAGAATTGA
- a CDS encoding bacterial transcriptional activator domain-containing protein, translating into MSINPAVCLVDLMDFEQTCSKVEQIFAGNGRVLTPELGMLSEKALSLYQGDFLAQDTAAWVVAIREKQKTRCLRVLERLIKLHEQAGHREMVETVCERALQVEPLREDFYRRLILFFLQTGRKADAVNVFERCGKIFRAELGSEPSESLRGLVADLDYALRSINSHPLPSTFPPRSDPCE; encoded by the coding sequence GTGAGCATCAATCCAGCGGTTTGCCTGGTGGATCTCATGGATTTTGAACAGACTTGCTCCAAGGTGGAACAGATCTTCGCGGGAAACGGTCGGGTGCTGACCCCCGAGTTGGGCATGCTCAGTGAAAAGGCCCTGTCCCTGTACCAGGGTGATTTTCTGGCCCAGGATACGGCGGCCTGGGTGGTCGCGATACGGGAAAAGCAGAAGACGCGCTGCCTGCGGGTCCTGGAGCGGCTGATCAAGCTCCATGAGCAGGCCGGGCACCGGGAAATGGTCGAGACCGTCTGTGAACGGGCCTTGCAGGTCGAGCCCCTGCGCGAAGATTTCTACCGCAGGCTGATACTCTTTTTTTTGCAGACAGGGAGAAAAGCCGATGCGGTCAATGTGTTTGAACGTTGCGGAAAGATATTCCGGGCCGAACTGGGGAGTGAGCCCAGCGAATCGCTGCGGGGGCTGGTGGCGGATTTGGATTATGCACTCAGATCGATCAATTCTCATCCTCTTCCAAGTACGTTTCCCCCAAGATCGGATCCATGCGAATGA
- a CDS encoding type II secretion system protein, with translation MKAENGFSLLELLVVMLIISVSLGIFLGYNYTQRDTVMLRSTVSEARQFLRMAQGFALLEGRDNECVYQPQEHLLRETLRGRELTLPEIVRVSAEDLQPLGDAHLRVTAFYADGSSLGGRLKLAAADREMVIRMDPILGETYLEEDEN, from the coding sequence GTGAAGGCTGAAAACGGCTTTTCCCTATTGGAACTCCTGGTGGTGATGCTGATCATCAGCGTGTCCCTGGGGATTTTTCTTGGCTACAATTATACGCAGCGCGACACGGTCATGTTGCGGTCAACGGTCAGTGAGGCCAGGCAGTTTTTGCGCATGGCCCAGGGGTTTGCCCTTTTGGAAGGCAGGGACAACGAATGCGTTTACCAGCCACAAGAGCATTTGTTGCGCGAAACCTTGCGGGGCAGGGAGCTGACCTTGCCGGAGATCGTGCGCGTTTCCGCGGAAGACTTGCAGCCTCTGGGCGATGCACACCTGCGGGTCACGGCTTTTTACGCGGACGGCTCGTCCCTGGGGGGCAGGCTGAAACTTGCGGCTGCTGACAGGGAGATGGTCATTCGCATGGATCCGATCTTGGGGGAAACGTACTTGGAAGAGGATGAGAATTGA